The nucleotide sequence GGGGCCAGTCATTCGGCCCGGCTGAGCAGCACGCAGGACGAGTACAAGCTGACCATCCCGCGCAGTGGCACCTATGCCATTGAAATGAGCTCCGGCGAGCTGGATGCGTTCCTGGAACTGTACGGTGATGGCGTGACCCTGTCGGACGACGACAGTGGCAGCCAGAACGTGGACGCGCGCATTACCGCTGAATTGCCGGCCGGGGATTACCTGCTGGTGGCGCGTACCTACAGCCGCAGTGGTGCCGGGGATTACACCCTGACGGTGACCCGCCAGTAATAAATCACTCCGTCCGTTCCTCCTGAAGCGATCGCATCAGGGGGAACTCCTCAAGGCTCCTCCTTCCTCACAGCAATCGCAGCGTGCCGGGATTCTCGAATTCCAGCAGCCATTTCTTGGTGGGCAGGCCGCCAGCGAAGCCGGTCAGGGTGCCGTTGCTGCCGATCACCCGGTGGCAGGGCACGATCACCGGAAGCGGATTGCGACCGTTCGCCAGGCCGACCGCGCGCACCCCTTTCGGATTGTCGATCTGTTCTGCGATATCGCGGTAGCTGCGCGTTTCGCCGAACGGAATACCGCGCAGCGCCTGCCATACCTGTTGCTGGAATACGGTGCCGGCTGGTACCAGCGTCAGCGCATCAAAGGCGCGGGGCTGGCCGGCAAAATACTGCTCCAGCGCGCGCTGTGTGGCACTGAGGTGGGCGCGGGCAGCACGGCTGCCATGCACTGCCGGCAGCACGATATCCGTCTGCACCGGAAACAGGATGGCGCGCAGTCCGTCATCAATGGCGGCCAGCCGCAGGGGACCAATGGGCGAATCCATTTCGGCGGTGGCCAGGGAAGCATCATCAAACATGGCAGGCTCCTGCTCTCAATCCGGGGGAAGGGTCCACAGCGCCAGGGCGGCATAGCCGCGCCACGGGCGCCAGGGTTCGGCAAGCTGTTCGAGGTCGCGTGCGCTGACCGGTGTGTCCTGCCCGGCAGCCTTGCGCAGGCCCAGGTCCGCCGCCGGAAAGGCATCGGGTTCGCCGAGGGCGCGCAGGGCAATATAGTGCGCGGTCCAGTCGCCGATCCCCGGCAGGGCAGTCAGCGTGGCCAGGTCGGTGCCGGGGCTGAACTCCACCGCGCCATCGGTGACCGCCTGTGCCAGCGTGTGCAGGGTACGGATGCGCTGGCCCGTAATGCCCAGACCATCCAGTGACCCCGCAGCAAGGGCGGCGGAGGTCGGGAAAAAGTGCGTCAGGCCATCGACAGGCGTGGCCAGGGGAACGCCCAGGCGGGCAATCAGGCGCCCGGTCAGTGTGGTGGCGCCGCGCACGGACACCTGCTGGCCCAGCACCGCACGCACGGCAAGCTCAAAGCCATCAAAGGCGCCGGGCACGCGCAGGCCGGGCACCCGTGCCAGCCGTGGACCGATCAGCGGGTCGTTACCGAGCACGGCGTGGATGGCGCCGGGGTCGGCATCCAGATCAAACAGCCGCCGCAGGCGTGCCGCCAGTTGGCGCACCGGGAGTACCTGGCCGTTGGTCTCCAGCGGTGTGATACGGGCTTCCAGTGCGCGGCCATCGCTGGCCAGGCTGACGTCGATCAGTCCCCGGATGTTGTCCAGGCTGAACAGGCGATGGTAGTGACCTGCATGCACCTGCTCCACGCCGGGCAGGGCGCGGGCGTGGAGGTAGCCCAGCAGGTGTTCGAAATCATACGGCGGCCTGAATCCGAGCCGGATGCGGATGCTGCCGCCTGGTAATGGGGAGCCGGTGCGGCGTAACGCGCCGGGCGGCACACCGTAGGCATTCAGGATCGCATCATTGAAGCGGCGCAGGCTGCGATAGCCGGCAGCAAACGCCACGTCGGCGAGCGGCATGTCGGTGTCGCTGATCAGTTGCTTGGCGGTGAGCAGACGCCGGTTGGCGGCCACCGCCTGCGGGCCGGCGCCGACGTGGGCCATGAACAGCCGGCGCAGTTGTCGCTCGCCCAGTCCCAACCGGGCGGCCAGGCTTTCCGCGCCGGCCGTTGTCCAGCGCGCCGGCTTCGATCAGGCGCAGTGCGCGGGACACGACCGCTGCCGTGCCGCTCCAGGCGGGCGTGCCCGGCGCCGATTCCGGCCGGCAGCGCAGGCACGACCGAAAACCTGCGGCTTCTGCGGCGGCGGCGCTGGGCACAAAGCGGCAATGGTGGCGGCGCGGCACCTGGGCGGGGCAGACCGGGCGACAGTAGATGCCGGTCGAGGTAACGCAGACAAAAAAGCGGCCGTCGAAACGGGCGTCCTTGGCCTGCATGGCCCGGTAGCAGATGTCCGCCTCGGGGAGCGGTAGAGTAGGGGCTTGTGGGTTCATGGGGCCAGTCTAGTGCAGCCCCGATGGGGTCGCTCGCCAAAATCGGACATTAACGCCAGGGTGTCGGAACCAGAGCGTCGAAAACGATCCACGGCAGACGACCAGTGCAGGACACCCACCGACCAGGAGCCCGTCATGTCGCTGACGCTCTATGCCCACCCGCTGTCATCCTACTGCCAGAAAGCATTGATCGCGCTGTATGAGAACGACATTCCCTTTGTCTGGAAGCTGCTCGCGCCGGGCGATAACGCAGTGATGGCCGAACTGGCTGCCCACTGGCCGCTACGGAAGTTTCCGGTGCTGGTGGACGGCGAGCGGCCGGTGCGCGAGGCCAGCATCATCATCGAGTATCTGGCGATACATTATCCCGGGGCTGTCAGTCTGATACCGGCGGACGCAGCACAGGCACTGGAAGTGCGTTTCATGGATCGCTTCTTCGACAACTATGTGTCGACGCCACAACAGCGGGTGGTGGTCGATACGCTGCGCGGTGACGGGCAGCGTGATCCTGCGGGCGTGGCCGACGCCAGGCAGGTGCTGGATACCGCGTATGGCCGGCTGGAGGGCGTGATGCGTTCGCGCACCTGGGCGGCGGGGGAGGCGTTTTCGATGGCGGATTGCGCGGCGGCGCCGGCACTGTTCTACGCCCACTGGACGCACCCGATACCGGCCCGTTGCGAGGCGGTCCATGCCTACCGGCAACGCCTTCTGGCGCGGCCGTCCTTTGCCCGGGCGGTGGAAGAGGCGCGGCCCTATCGCCATCTGTTTCCGTTGCCGATACCTGTCGAGGAGGCGTGAAGTATCCCCGGCGCATGGCGCCGGGGAACGGACCCTCAGGTGTCGCGACGGGACTTTTTCTCGCGCCGCTTTTCCTTCAGGGATTTCTGCGGTTTCTTTTTCTCTTTTTCCTTGCTCATCGATATTCACTCCGGGTACAGGAGACCAGTGCTGATCCGCCGCGCGTCAGCTTTTTTCCAGAACCACCTGCGGCGGACATCAGTGCTTCAAGGCGGTGTCTCCGGACAGGGGGGCGACACGGACAACACGCAGGCACGCTCGCGCCAGCCGAATGCCCGTGCTTCGATGAGGTCGCCGGCACGCGCGCCGAGCAGGGCCGCACCCAATGGCGAAAACAGCGATATCCGTCCCTGGCGGGGCTCGTCCTGGCCGGGCAGGACCAGCGTCAAATGACGTGTGTCGCCGCTGTGCAGGCTGAGCAGGTGAATGCACCGGCCAGGGCGTGCGCGTTGCGCTTCCCTGTCGTCGGTATCACCGAGCAGGGTATCCAGTGCTGCCACCAGCCGTGAGAGCTCGACAGGGCCTGGAGGCAGGCACCAGCCACTGGCCAGCGCCGCCCGCCGTAACGCCGGGCACAGTGATGCCGCGCGCGTTGCTGCGCGAGTCATGGCGTAACTCCTGAAAAACAAAGAGGGGAAAATCAGGTTGACAGGTCCGGCCGGGCAGGCAAAAGCCCGCC is from Isoalcanivorax pacificus W11-5 and encodes:
- a CDS encoding methylated-DNA--[protein]-cysteine S-methyltransferase, whose product is MFDDASLATAEMDSPIGPLRLAAIDDGLRAILFPVQTDIVLPAVHGSRAARAHLSATQRALEQYFAGQPRAFDALTLVPAGTVFQQQVWQALRGIPFGETRSYRDIAEQIDNPKGVRAVGLANGRNPLPVIVPCHRVIGSNGTLTGFAGGLPTKKWLLEFENPGTLRLL
- a CDS encoding DNA-3-methyladenine glycosylase 2; translated protein: MGLGERQLRRLFMAHVGAGPQAVAANRRLLTAKQLISDTDMPLADVAFAAGYRSLRRFNDAILNAYGVPPGALRRTGSPLPGGSIRIRLGFRPPYDFEHLLGYLHARALPGVEQVHAGHYHRLFSLDNIRGLIDVSLASDGRALEARITPLETNGQVLPVRQLAARLRRLFDLDADPGAIHAVLGNDPLIGPRLARVPGLRVPGAFDGFELAVRAVLGQQVSVRGATTLTGRLIARLGVPLATPVDGLTHFFPTSAALAAGSLDGLGITGQRIRTLHTLAQAVTDGAVEFSPGTDLATLTALPGIGDWTAHYIALRALGEPDAFPAADLGLRKAAGQDTPVSARDLEQLAEPWRPWRGYAALALWTLPPD
- a CDS encoding glutathione S-transferase family protein; the protein is MSLTLYAHPLSSYCQKALIALYENDIPFVWKLLAPGDNAVMAELAAHWPLRKFPVLVDGERPVREASIIIEYLAIHYPGAVSLIPADAAQALEVRFMDRFFDNYVSTPQQRVVVDTLRGDGQRDPAGVADARQVLDTAYGRLEGVMRSRTWAAGEAFSMADCAAAPALFYAHWTHPIPARCEAVHAYRQRLLARPSFARAVEEARPYRHLFPLPIPVEEA
- a CDS encoding GreA/GreB family elongation factor, which gives rise to MTRAATRAASLCPALRRAALASGWCLPPGPVELSRLVAALDTLLGDTDDREAQRARPGRCIHLLSLHSGDTRHLTLVLPGQDEPRQGRISLFSPLGAALLGARAGDLIEARAFGWRERACVLSVSPPCPETPP